One region of Streptomyces sp. CG4 genomic DNA includes:
- a CDS encoding response regulator transcription factor, translated as MTTTSPQGRTELLRPDGSPVRVLVVDDELSITELLSMALRYEGWQIRSAGDGQGAVQTAREFRPDAVVLDMMLPDMDGLAVLGRLRRELPDVPVLFLTAKDAVEDRIAGLTAGGDDYVTKPFSLEEVVARLRGLIRRSGAADRRSDSVLVVGDLTLDEDSHEVSRAGESIHLTATEFELLRFLMRNPRRVLSKAQILDRVWSYDFGGQANVVELYISYLRRKIDAGREPMIHTRRGAGYLIKPAVS; from the coding sequence ATGACCACGACCTCGCCCCAGGGGCGCACCGAACTGCTCAGGCCGGACGGGAGCCCCGTCCGAGTGCTTGTGGTGGACGACGAGTTGTCGATCACTGAACTGCTGAGCATGGCCCTTCGTTACGAGGGCTGGCAGATCAGGAGTGCGGGGGACGGTCAGGGCGCCGTTCAGACCGCCCGTGAGTTCCGGCCCGACGCCGTCGTGCTCGACATGATGCTGCCCGACATGGACGGGCTGGCCGTCCTCGGCCGGCTGCGGCGCGAACTGCCCGACGTGCCGGTGCTGTTCCTGACCGCCAAGGACGCCGTCGAGGACCGTATCGCCGGGCTCACCGCCGGCGGGGACGACTACGTCACCAAGCCGTTCAGCCTGGAGGAGGTCGTGGCGCGGCTGCGGGGGCTCATCCGGCGGTCCGGCGCCGCCGATCGGCGGTCCGACTCCGTGCTCGTCGTCGGGGATCTGACCCTCGACGAGGACAGCCATGAGGTGTCGCGGGCCGGGGAGTCGATACACCTCACCGCCACCGAGTTCGAGCTGCTGCGCTTCCTGATGCGCAACCCGCGGCGTGTGCTCAGCAAGGCGCAGATCCTGGACCGGGTCTGGTCGTACGACTTCGGCGGGCAGGCCAACGTCGTCGAGCTGTACATCTCGTATCTGCGGCGGAAGATCGACGCGGGCCGTGAGCCCATGATCCACACCCGGCGTGGGGCCGGCTATCTGATCAAGCCAGCCGTGTCATGA
- a CDS encoding ATP-binding protein produces the protein MRGRRRPGPQKRRKWRAGQPRTLRTRLVVASVVLIAVVCAVIGTVTTVALRSHLYAQLDGQLREVGARASGQFGPLGQGKDAVVPGGGPDGRQSGQPDGGQNGHTVNLTEFVSRGPQPSQNTAVAKVDNGGTTEGKVGHKSDDDFSMSARSLNKAQLAALNAVPKDINRHTVDLPGLGSYRAQYVTGPNGTYYVAIPTKAVDDNIDALILIEVSVTVAGLVAAGIAGTVIVGVATRPLRKVANTATRVSELPLHTGEVNLSERVPESECDPHTEVGQVGAALNRMLNHVHGALHARQQSEMRVRQFVADASHELRTPLASIRGYAELTRRGREQVGPDTRHALGRIESEAGRMTLLVEDLLLLARLDAGRPLQFEQTDLIPLVVDTISDSRAAGVDHNWRLDLPDEPALVSADAARIQQVLVNLLGNARKHTPPGTTVTARVQRRGPWMCVDVEDNGQGIPLDLLPHVFERFARGDSARSRATGSTGLGLAIVQAVAAAHGGAVTVDSGPGRTVFTVHLPALAPAAVPRPAPETDRQSHSQAQHSATTWVRQGA, from the coding sequence ATGAGAGGACGACGACGGCCGGGTCCGCAGAAACGGCGGAAGTGGCGGGCGGGGCAGCCGCGCACCCTGCGGACCCGGCTCGTCGTCGCGTCGGTGGTGCTGATCGCGGTGGTGTGCGCGGTGATCGGTACGGTGACCACGGTGGCGCTGCGCTCACATCTGTATGCCCAGCTCGACGGCCAGTTGCGCGAGGTCGGCGCCCGGGCGTCCGGGCAGTTCGGTCCGCTCGGCCAGGGCAAGGACGCGGTCGTGCCCGGCGGCGGGCCGGACGGTCGGCAGAGCGGCCAGCCGGATGGCGGGCAGAACGGTCACACGGTGAACCTCACCGAGTTCGTCAGCCGAGGCCCACAGCCGTCGCAGAACACGGCTGTGGCCAAGGTGGACAACGGCGGGACGACCGAGGGCAAGGTCGGCCACAAGTCCGACGACGACTTCTCGATGAGCGCCAGGTCGCTGAACAAGGCGCAGCTCGCGGCTCTCAACGCCGTGCCCAAGGACATCAACAGGCACACCGTGGACCTCCCCGGCCTCGGTAGTTACCGCGCGCAGTACGTCACCGGCCCCAACGGCACCTACTACGTCGCCATCCCGACCAAGGCCGTTGACGACAACATCGACGCCCTGATCCTCATCGAGGTCAGCGTCACCGTGGCCGGACTTGTGGCCGCCGGTATCGCCGGCACCGTCATCGTCGGCGTCGCCACCCGCCCCCTCCGCAAGGTCGCCAACACCGCCACCCGTGTCTCGGAACTCCCGCTGCACACGGGCGAGGTGAACCTCAGCGAGCGGGTTCCGGAGTCCGAGTGCGATCCGCACACGGAGGTCGGGCAGGTCGGCGCCGCGCTCAATCGCATGCTCAACCACGTGCACGGCGCCCTGCACGCCCGGCAGCAGAGCGAGATGCGGGTACGGCAGTTCGTCGCCGACGCCAGTCATGAGCTGCGGACGCCCCTCGCGTCCATTCGCGGGTACGCCGAGCTGACCCGGCGCGGGCGGGAGCAGGTGGGCCCCGACACCCGGCACGCCCTCGGGCGGATCGAGTCCGAGGCGGGCCGGATGACCCTCCTCGTGGAGGATCTCCTCCTGCTCGCCCGCCTGGACGCCGGGCGGCCGCTGCAGTTCGAGCAGACCGATCTCATCCCGCTCGTCGTGGACACCATCAGCGACTCCCGCGCGGCCGGCGTGGACCACAACTGGCGGCTGGACCTGCCCGACGAGCCCGCCCTGGTCTCCGCCGACGCCGCCCGCATTCAGCAGGTGCTCGTCAATCTGCTCGGCAACGCCCGCAAGCACACCCCGCCCGGTACGACCGTCACCGCGCGCGTGCAGCGGCGCGGGCCGTGGATGTGCGTCGACGTCGAGGACAACGGGCAGGGCATTCCGCTCGATCTGCTGCCGCACGTCTTCGAGCGGTTCGCGCGCGGCGACTCCGCGCGGTCGCGGGCCACCGGGTCCACCGGGCTCGGGCTCGCCATCGTGCAGGCGGTCGCCGCCGCGCACGGCGGTGCCGTGACCGTGGACAGCGGTCCGGGGCGGACCGTGTTCACCGTGCATCTGCCCGCGCTCGCCCCGGCCGCCGTGCCCCGGCCCGCTCCCGAAACGGACCGGCAATCGCACTCACAGGCACAGCACAGTGCCACCACATGGGTGCGACAGGGCGCTTGA
- a CDS encoding glycosyltransferase has protein sequence MRTDSSPGTLPAREHLPAGDAGTPVLDVVIPVYNEEKDLQPCVRRLHEHLKRTFPYAFRITIADNASTDTTPQVAARLEQEIPEVTHFRLEQKGRGRALRTVWSASNAPILAYMDVDLSTDLNALLPLVAPLISGHSDLAIGSRLARSSRVVRGPKREFISRAYNLILRGSLQARFSDAQCGFKAIRRDVAQVLLPLVEDTGWFFDTEMLVLAERAGLRIHEVPVDWVDDPDSTVHLVKTATDDLRGVWRVGRALATGSLALDRLTRPFGDDPRDRDLTDVPKGLTRRLVGFCVVGGLSTLFYLVLYSLFRQFSGSQVANALALLVSAIANTAANRRLTFGVRGRAGAVRHQAQGLVVFGIGLVLTSGSLAALNAAGDNPAHSTELAVLIAANLAATVLRFLLFRAWVFPDRDGSGTDSTAVTAAPYAPLPQRPVPRQQSYGRQSYGQSYGQQPYEQPHQTTQVRAGAAGDGSWRDATPHLQPVRPHDTDPGDPR, from the coding sequence ATGCGAACCGACTCTTCTCCCGGCACTCTGCCGGCGCGGGAGCACCTCCCGGCCGGCGACGCCGGTACGCCTGTCCTGGACGTAGTGATCCCCGTCTACAACGAGGAGAAGGACCTCCAGCCATGTGTGCGCAGGCTGCATGAGCACCTCAAGCGCACCTTCCCGTACGCGTTCCGCATCACGATCGCGGACAACGCGTCGACGGACACCACCCCGCAGGTGGCCGCGCGGCTGGAGCAGGAGATCCCCGAGGTCACCCACTTCCGCCTGGAGCAGAAGGGCCGGGGGCGGGCCCTCAGGACCGTGTGGTCGGCGTCGAACGCGCCGATCCTCGCCTACATGGACGTCGACCTGTCCACCGACCTCAACGCCCTGCTGCCGCTGGTGGCGCCGCTGATCTCCGGTCACTCGGACCTCGCGATCGGCTCCCGGCTCGCCCGCTCCTCCCGGGTCGTGCGCGGCCCCAAGCGGGAGTTCATCAGCCGGGCCTACAACCTGATCCTGCGCGGTTCGCTCCAGGCCCGCTTCTCCGACGCGCAGTGCGGCTTCAAGGCGATCCGGCGGGATGTGGCGCAGGTGCTGCTGCCGCTGGTGGAGGACACCGGCTGGTTCTTCGACACCGAGATGCTGGTGCTCGCCGAGCGGGCGGGGCTCCGGATCCACGAGGTGCCGGTCGACTGGGTCGACGACCCGGACTCCACCGTGCACCTCGTGAAGACGGCCACGGACGACCTGCGGGGCGTGTGGCGGGTCGGCCGGGCACTGGCCACCGGTTCGCTCGCGCTGGACCGGCTGACCAGGCCCTTCGGTGACGACCCGCGCGACCGCGATCTCACCGACGTCCCCAAGGGACTTACCCGCCGGCTCGTCGGCTTCTGCGTCGTCGGCGGCCTGTCCACCCTCTTCTACCTCGTCCTCTACAGCCTCTTCCGGCAGTTCTCCGGCTCCCAGGTCGCCAACGCGCTCGCCCTGCTGGTCTCGGCGATCGCCAACACGGCCGCCAACCGCCGGCTCACCTTCGGGGTGCGCGGCCGGGCCGGCGCCGTACGGCACCAGGCGCAGGGCCTGGTCGTCTTCGGCATCGGTCTCGTGCTGACCAGCGGCTCCCTGGCCGCCCTGAACGCGGCCGGCGACAACCCGGCGCATTCCACCGAGCTGGCGGTGCTGATCGCCGCCAACCTCGCCGCGACCGTGCTGCGTTTCCTGCTCTTCCGCGCCTGGGTCTTCCCGGACCGCGACGGCTCCGGCACCGACTCGACGGCCGTCACCGCCGCTCCGTACGCACCGCTGCCGCAGCGGCCGGTGCCGCGCCAGCAGTCGTACGGACGGCAGTCGTACGGGCAGTCGTACGGACAGCAGCCGTACGAGCAACCGCACCAGACCACCCAGGTCCGCGCCGGTGCAGCCGGGGACGGCAGCTGGAGGGACGCCACCCCGCACCTGCAGCCGGTGCGCCCTCACGACACCGATCCGGGGGATCCCCGATGA
- a CDS encoding glycosyltransferase family 39 protein, with translation MTAHYDQSTQAGSPAAWGPAPTAAPHPHRAGAEPKQPFVHRLWRGRPEDPRWARPALLGLLAATLVLYLYNLSASGYANSFYSAAVQAGSKSWKAFFFGSLDAGNAITVDKPSAFLWPMELSVRIFGLNSWAILTPEVLMGVGTVAVVHAAVRRRFSPVAGLVAGAVLALTPVAALMFRFDNPDAMLALLMALACYFVVRAVEDGRTKWLVWAGVAIGFAFLAKTLQAFLILPPLAIVYAVCGPVKLRKRLGQLALATAALVVSGGWWVAIVELWPASSRPYIGGSQNNSFLELTFGYNGLGRINGDETGSVGGGGGGGGGGGGAGSSGRWGATGWDRMFSSEIGSQISWLLPAALILLVAGLWATRKTRRTSVTRASFLVWGGSLLITMVVFSYMAGIFHQYYTVALAPYLAAVIGMGAGLLWERRTEIWASITLAASVVAAAIWGYVLLNRTSSYLPWLKWLVLIGGLAAALGLVFVGRISRQLALGAAAVGLVAALAGPTANTLSTVDSAHTGSIPTAGPAGASMMGFGGGRMGGGKAGAMRGGFGGGMRGQQGHGQGNGFPGGGTGGFPGGGMPGQNGQGRQGQNGQGRLNGNGFPGGGRWGEGGLGGGMGAGGLLNGANVSSAAKQLLEKNASRYTWAAASIGSQNAASYQLATGDPVMAIGGFNGTDPSPTLAQFMKYVEDGRVHYFIAGGGMGGGIGGGRGGSSNGTASQISSWVQKTFKKVTVGSATFYDLTQKKSG, from the coding sequence ATGACCGCGCACTACGACCAGTCCACGCAGGCGGGCAGCCCCGCCGCCTGGGGCCCGGCACCGACCGCTGCCCCGCACCCCCACCGGGCCGGTGCTGAGCCCAAGCAGCCGTTCGTCCACAGACTGTGGCGCGGCCGGCCCGAGGATCCGCGCTGGGCGCGCCCGGCCCTCCTCGGCCTGCTGGCCGCCACCCTCGTGCTCTACCTCTACAACCTCAGCGCCTCCGGCTACGCCAACTCCTTCTACTCGGCGGCCGTACAGGCGGGCAGCAAGTCCTGGAAGGCGTTCTTCTTCGGTTCGCTGGACGCGGGCAACGCGATCACCGTCGACAAACCGTCGGCCTTCCTGTGGCCTATGGAGCTGTCGGTGCGGATCTTCGGCCTGAACTCCTGGGCGATCCTCACCCCCGAGGTCCTGATGGGCGTCGGCACAGTGGCGGTCGTGCACGCGGCGGTACGGCGCCGGTTCAGCCCGGTGGCCGGTCTGGTCGCGGGCGCGGTGCTCGCACTCACCCCGGTCGCGGCGCTGATGTTCCGGTTCGACAACCCGGACGCAATGCTGGCCCTGCTGATGGCGCTGGCCTGCTACTTCGTCGTACGGGCGGTGGAGGACGGCCGCACGAAGTGGCTGGTGTGGGCGGGCGTGGCCATCGGCTTCGCGTTCCTCGCCAAGACCCTGCAGGCGTTCCTGATCCTGCCGCCGCTGGCGATCGTCTACGCCGTCTGCGGCCCGGTGAAGCTGAGGAAGCGCCTCGGTCAACTGGCCCTCGCCACGGCCGCGTTGGTCGTCTCCGGTGGCTGGTGGGTGGCGATCGTGGAGCTGTGGCCGGCCTCCTCCCGCCCCTACATCGGCGGTTCGCAGAACAACAGCTTCCTGGAGCTGACCTTCGGCTACAACGGCCTCGGCCGCATCAACGGCGACGAGACCGGCAGCGTCGGCGGCGGTGGCGGTGGCGGTGGTGGTGGTGGCGGCGCGGGCAGCTCGGGCCGGTGGGGTGCGACCGGCTGGGACCGGATGTTCAGCTCCGAGATCGGCAGCCAGATCTCCTGGCTGCTCCCGGCCGCGCTGATCCTGCTGGTCGCGGGCCTGTGGGCGACCAGGAAGACGCGCCGTACGTCCGTCACCCGGGCCTCGTTCCTGGTGTGGGGCGGCTCGCTGCTGATCACGATGGTGGTCTTCAGCTACATGGCGGGCATCTTCCACCAGTACTACACGGTGGCGCTCGCGCCCTACCTGGCGGCCGTCATCGGCATGGGTGCCGGGCTGCTGTGGGAGCGGCGCACGGAGATCTGGGCGTCGATCACGCTCGCCGCGTCCGTCGTGGCCGCGGCGATCTGGGGATACGTCCTGCTCAACCGCACCTCCAGCTATCTCCCCTGGCTGAAGTGGCTGGTGCTGATCGGCGGTCTGGCGGCCGCGCTGGGCCTCGTCTTCGTCGGCCGCATCTCCCGGCAACTGGCCCTCGGGGCGGCGGCGGTGGGCCTGGTGGCCGCGCTCGCCGGCCCGACGGCGAACACCCTGAGCACAGTGGACTCCGCGCACACCGGCTCCATCCCGACGGCCGGTCCGGCGGGTGCGAGCATGATGGGCTTCGGCGGCGGCCGGATGGGCGGCGGCAAGGCCGGCGCCATGCGCGGCGGCTTCGGCGGCGGCATGCGGGGGCAGCAGGGGCATGGGCAGGGCAACGGTTTCCCGGGCGGCGGTACCGGTGGCTTCCCGGGCGGGGGCATGCCGGGCCAGAACGGCCAAGGCCGGCAGGGCCAGAACGGCCAGGGCCGGCTGAACGGCAACGGGTTCCCCGGCGGCGGCCGGTGGGGCGAGGGCGGTCTGGGCGGCGGTATGGGTGCCGGCGGCCTGCTGAACGGCGCGAACGTCTCCTCCGCCGCGAAGCAGCTGCTGGAGAAGAACGCGTCCCGGTACACCTGGGCCGCCGCGTCCATCGGGTCTCAGAACGCGGCCAGCTACCAGCTCGCCACCGGCGACCCCGTGATGGCGATCGGCGGCTTCAACGGCACCGACCCGTCCCCGACGCTGGCGCAGTTCATGAAGTACGTGGAGGACGGAAGGGTCCACTACTTCATCGCGGGCGGCGGCATGGGCGGCGGCATCGGCGGTGGCAGGGGCGGCAGCAGCAACGGCACCGCTTCGCAGATCAGCTCGTGGGTCCAGAAGACCTTCAAAAAGGTGACGGTCGGTTCGGCCACCTTCTACGACCTCACGCAGAAGAAGAGCGGCTGA
- a CDS encoding MFS transporter, which produces MSAPQSRQGHPQRWLILGVICLAQLTVLLDNTVLNVAIPSLTHELHAATSDIQWMINAYSLVQSGLLLTAGSAADRYGRKKMLVTGLALFGIGSLVAGLAGSTGQLIAARAGMGIGGALLLTTTLAVAMQIFTPEEQPKAIGIWSAVAALGFAGGPLIGGFVLNHFWWGAIFLINIPVAALGLVAVVALVPESKNPRGDRPDLLGAVLSTIGMASLVFAIISGPRYGWTSAHVLVSVPVAVLVLGAFAWWESRVADPMLDVHFFRNQRFIGAVSGAVLITFGMGGALFLLTQHLQFVLGYGPLEAGLRTAPLALTVVVLNFSGLSAKWSGRLGTPVSIALGMVLMSCGLVAIAELDSGGYGGTLLGLLLIGAGCAIANPAMAHAIMSAIPPEKAGVGAGINGTLAEFGNGLGVAVLGAVLSSSVASGESLSAGLGAGQMVGAVAVLMGGFVAAGLLRRAERVAA; this is translated from the coding sequence ATGTCTGCTCCCCAAAGCCGTCAAGGTCATCCCCAGCGCTGGCTGATCCTCGGCGTCATCTGTCTCGCGCAGCTCACCGTGCTGCTCGACAACACCGTTCTGAACGTGGCCATCCCCTCGCTCACCCACGAGCTGCACGCGGCCACCTCCGACATCCAGTGGATGATCAACGCCTACTCCCTGGTGCAGTCCGGGCTGCTGCTCACCGCGGGCAGCGCCGCCGACCGCTACGGCCGCAAGAAGATGCTCGTCACGGGGCTCGCCCTGTTCGGCATCGGCTCGCTGGTGGCCGGACTCGCCGGGTCCACCGGCCAGTTGATCGCCGCGCGGGCCGGCATGGGCATCGGCGGCGCGCTGCTGCTCACCACCACGCTCGCCGTGGCCATGCAGATCTTCACGCCCGAGGAGCAGCCGAAGGCGATCGGGATCTGGAGCGCGGTGGCCGCGCTCGGCTTTGCGGGGGGTCCGCTCATCGGGGGGTTCGTGCTGAACCATTTCTGGTGGGGTGCGATCTTCCTGATCAACATCCCCGTCGCGGCGCTGGGCCTGGTCGCGGTGGTGGCCCTGGTGCCGGAGTCCAAGAACCCCCGGGGCGACCGCCCGGACCTGCTGGGCGCCGTACTGTCGACCATCGGTATGGCCTCGCTCGTCTTCGCGATCATCTCCGGGCCGCGGTATGGCTGGACGTCGGCGCACGTCCTCGTCTCGGTCCCGGTGGCGGTGCTGGTGCTCGGTGCCTTCGCCTGGTGGGAGAGCCGTGTCGCCGATCCGATGCTCGACGTCCATTTCTTCCGCAACCAGCGGTTCATCGGCGCGGTGTCCGGGGCCGTGCTCATCACTTTCGGCATGGGCGGGGCGCTGTTCCTGCTCACCCAGCATCTGCAGTTCGTGCTCGGATACGGGCCCTTGGAGGCGGGGCTGCGGACCGCTCCGCTGGCGCTGACGGTCGTGGTGCTCAACTTCTCCGGGCTGTCGGCGAAGTGGTCCGGACGACTGGGTACGCCGGTGTCCATCGCGCTCGGAATGGTGCTGATGTCCTGCGGACTGGTGGCCATAGCGGAGCTGGACTCCGGGGGATACGGCGGGACGCTGCTCGGTCTGCTGTTGATCGGCGCGGGGTGCGCGATCGCCAACCCGGCGATGGCGCACGCCATCATGAGTGCGATTCCTCCGGAGAAGGCGGGGGTCGGAGCCGGTATCAACGGCACCCTTGCCGAATTCGGGAACGGTCTTGGTGTCGCCGTTCTGGGTGCCGTGCTGAGCTCTTCCGTGGCTTCGGGGGAGTCGTTGTCGGCCGGGCTCGGGGCCGGTCAGATGGTGGGGGCGGTTGCTGTGCTGATGGGAGGATTCGTGGCAGCGGGGTTGCTCCGGCGGGCGGAACGGGTGGCCGCCTGA
- a CDS encoding TetR/AcrR family transcriptional regulator, with protein sequence MVKDAGRSARASVWLEEKARRGGRSGSQPSGLDRERITGASVRLLDAEGLAKFSMRRLAAELNVTAMSLYWYVDTKDDLLELALDAAFGELRLPDPEAAGEDWREQLRGLAGEYRVLLVRHPWLSPLAGRYLNIGPNSLAFSRVVQRVVRRAGLPAHGITGAISAVFQFVYGYGTIESHFAARVAAAGMTPDEYFRLAMDAVNETPETAEVIRESKDIMAARGGDTVAEMLDRDFTFALDLLIAGIEAMVERG encoded by the coding sequence GTGGTGAAGGATGCGGGTCGGTCGGCGCGAGCCAGTGTGTGGCTGGAGGAGAAGGCCCGTCGGGGTGGTCGTAGCGGCAGTCAGCCCTCCGGGCTGGACCGGGAACGGATCACCGGCGCGTCCGTGCGGCTGCTCGATGCCGAGGGGCTGGCGAAGTTCTCGATGCGGCGGCTGGCCGCCGAGCTGAACGTCACCGCGATGTCCCTGTACTGGTACGTCGACACCAAGGACGACCTGCTCGAACTCGCCCTGGACGCCGCCTTCGGCGAACTGCGGCTGCCCGACCCCGAGGCCGCGGGCGAGGACTGGCGCGAGCAGCTGCGCGGGCTGGCCGGCGAGTACCGGGTTCTGCTGGTGCGCCACCCCTGGCTGTCACCGCTGGCGGGGCGTTACCTCAACATCGGCCCGAACTCGCTGGCCTTCTCCCGGGTGGTCCAGCGGGTGGTCCGCCGGGCGGGGCTGCCCGCGCACGGCATCACCGGTGCCATCTCGGCCGTCTTCCAGTTCGTGTACGGCTACGGCACGATCGAGAGCCACTTCGCCGCCCGGGTCGCGGCCGCGGGTATGACCCCGGACGAGTACTTCCGCCTGGCCATGGACGCGGTGAACGAGACGCCGGAGACCGCCGAGGTCATCCGGGAGTCCAAGGACATCATGGCGGCCCGTGGCGGGGACACGGTCGCCGAAATGCTCGACCGCGACTTCACCTTCGCCCTGGACCTGCTGATCGCCGGCATCGAGGCGATGGTCGAACGCGGCTGA
- a CDS encoding PPOX class F420-dependent oxidoreductase: MAPNIATNTRVSLAELLDFVRPRHRALLITRRADGGPQASPLTCGVDDAGRIVVSTYPERAKTRNARRDPRVSLLVLSDEWNGPWVQIDGTAEVIDAPDSVEPLVEYYRNIAGEHPDWDEYRAAMVKQGKSIIRITPERWGPVATGGFPARLVTDQ; encoded by the coding sequence ATGGCACCGAACATCGCGACCAACACCCGTGTATCGCTCGCCGAACTGCTGGACTTCGTACGCCCCCGGCACCGGGCCCTGCTCATCACCCGCCGCGCCGACGGCGGGCCGCAGGCCTCTCCGCTGACCTGCGGGGTCGACGACGCGGGCCGGATCGTCGTCTCGACCTACCCCGAGCGCGCCAAGACCCGCAACGCCCGGCGCGACCCCCGGGTCAGCCTGCTCGTCCTCAGCGACGAGTGGAACGGCCCCTGGGTCCAGATCGACGGCACGGCCGAGGTCATCGACGCCCCCGACTCGGTGGAACCGCTGGTCGAGTACTACCGCAACATCGCCGGCGAACACCCCGACTGGGACGAGTACCGAGCGGCGATGGTGAAGCAGGGCAAGTCGATCATCCGCATCACGCCCGAGCGCTGGGGCCCGGTCGCCACGGGAGGCTTTCCGGCGCGGCTCGTGACGGACCAGTAG
- a CDS encoding NUDIX domain-containing protein codes for MTAILDTHVILRSGDKILMSQRGGSYGNGRWHVPSGKLDPDEPLPDGAARELLEETGVTVDPAHLRMVHVVHHRQAEGDRVGFFFLATEWTGEPVNREPDKCLDLRWFDVHDLPDDIIEYPAAGLRGYLSGTGTLTLHDW; via the coding sequence ATGACAGCCATCCTCGACACGCACGTGATCCTGCGCAGCGGTGACAAGATCCTCATGTCCCAGCGCGGCGGCTCCTACGGCAACGGCCGATGGCATGTCCCGTCCGGGAAGCTCGACCCCGACGAGCCGTTGCCCGACGGCGCCGCGCGGGAACTCCTCGAAGAGACCGGCGTCACCGTGGACCCCGCGCATCTGCGCATGGTCCACGTCGTCCACCACCGCCAGGCGGAGGGCGACCGTGTCGGCTTCTTCTTCCTGGCCACCGAGTGGACCGGCGAACCCGTCAACCGCGAGCCTGACAAGTGCCTCGACCTGCGATGGTTCGATGTGCACGACCTCCCGGACGACATCATCGAGTACCCCGCCGCAGGGCTGCGCGGCTATCTCTCCGGCACCGGCACGCTCACCCTGCACGACTGGTAA
- a CDS encoding 5-formyltetrahydrofolate cyclo-ligase, which yields MRAQVDQEKQQVREKVWSLLDASSAVLDATAHGRIPNFKGSETAADRLAELEPWHNARVIKAVPDKAQLPVRARALAEGKTVFMAVPKLADPRPFYLLDPAALSVAPQEAASSKIAATVAPRVEVADLQPVDMVVVGSVAVNRAGARIGKGAGYSDLEFAFLMEAGLISDRTVVVSTVHSLQVLDEDLPATDHDFGVDLIVTPDEVISCPSPYRPAGLVWEHLDPEKIASIPVLAARAPAQGR from the coding sequence ATGCGTGCACAGGTGGACCAGGAGAAGCAGCAAGTACGCGAGAAGGTCTGGAGCCTGCTCGACGCGTCAAGTGCCGTCCTCGATGCAACGGCTCATGGCCGTATCCCGAACTTCAAAGGCTCTGAAACCGCGGCAGACCGACTCGCCGAGCTTGAGCCCTGGCACAACGCACGCGTCATCAAGGCCGTACCCGACAAAGCCCAACTGCCCGTACGCGCGCGTGCCCTCGCGGAGGGAAAAACCGTCTTCATGGCGGTGCCGAAACTCGCCGACCCGCGCCCCTTTTACCTTCTTGACCCCGCCGCGCTCTCCGTCGCACCCCAGGAGGCAGCTTCCAGCAAGATTGCGGCAACTGTGGCTCCACGAGTCGAAGTTGCCGATCTCCAGCCGGTCGACATGGTGGTCGTCGGGAGCGTTGCGGTAAACCGGGCAGGTGCACGTATCGGCAAGGGAGCCGGGTATTCGGATCTTGAGTTCGCGTTCCTGATGGAGGCCGGCCTGATCAGCGACCGCACGGTGGTCGTGTCCACCGTCCACTCGCTTCAAGTGCTGGACGAGGATCTCCCGGCAACTGATCACGACTTCGGGGTGGACCTCATCGTCACACCCGACGAGGTCATCTCCTGCCCGTCACCGTACCGCCCGGCCGGACTGGTCTGGGAGCACCTGGACCCGGAGAAGATCGCTTCCATTCCGGTACTCGCGGCCCGTGCCCCGGCGCAGGGGCGCTGA
- a CDS encoding YceI family protein encodes MGLTAKIRTRDGWAVSHAVVTVTDMTGTQVLRAETDAEGAVRDATELAPGAYTVIVTAVGYAPVASSAIVTASGRAEVGTVTLARQGGSELPPPGPWTIDPVHSSVAAVAQHLGISSVHGRFTEFGGTIEIAPDDVTKSRVEAVIRAASVDTGNGMRDTHLKSGDFLDVERHPELTYRSTGLTAAGSDRWTVHGELSMHGVVRPVDLDLAYLGTGADPWGGTRAAFRATAELHREDFAMNYNQVLQAGIAAIGTTLRVELDIQAVQGDSLPTA; translated from the coding sequence ATGGGACTGACCGCGAAGATCCGTACGCGGGACGGGTGGGCCGTGTCGCACGCGGTCGTCACGGTGACCGACATGACCGGTACGCAGGTGCTGCGCGCCGAGACGGACGCCGAGGGAGCCGTACGGGATGCCACCGAGCTGGCACCGGGGGCGTACACGGTGATCGTGACGGCCGTGGGGTACGCCCCCGTGGCCTCCTCCGCGATCGTCACCGCGAGCGGCCGGGCCGAGGTCGGCACGGTCACCCTGGCCCGCCAGGGCGGCAGCGAACTGCCGCCGCCCGGGCCCTGGACCATCGACCCGGTGCACTCCTCCGTCGCCGCGGTCGCCCAGCACCTGGGGATCTCCAGCGTGCACGGCCGGTTCACGGAGTTCGGCGGCACGATCGAGATCGCGCCGGACGACGTCACCAAGTCCCGCGTGGAGGCGGTCATCAGGGCCGCGTCCGTCGACACGGGCAACGGTATGCGCGACACGCACCTGAAGTCCGGGGACTTCCTGGACGTCGAGCGGCACCCGGAGCTCACGTACCGCTCCACGGGTCTGACCGCGGCCGGCTCGGACCGCTGGACGGTCCACGGCGAACTGTCCATGCACGGCGTCGTACGACCGGTCGACCTGGACCTCGCCTACCTCGGCACCGGCGCGGACCCCTGGGGCGGCACGCGCGCCGCGTTCCGCGCGACCGCCGAACTGCACCGCGAGGACTTCGCGATGAACTACAACCAGGTGCTGCAGGCCGGGATCGCCGCCATCGGTACGACGCTGAGGGTGGAGCTGGACATCCAGGCGGTACAAGGCGACTCCCTGCCGACCGCTTGA